A genome region from Thalassotalea euphylliae includes the following:
- a CDS encoding efflux RND transporter periplasmic adaptor subunit, giving the protein MKKLHLLASVTAMLAVLTLAGCNSQEAEPQMQMPPLPIDVAQVAFQEVQSWHTYTTRLETPQRVILMPRVSGVVESIAFTEGQTVQQGDALFQIDPRPFQAVVDRLRAQILAGEAALEEAINREKRALNLGKSSAISIEQVESRSADSKQRKAELLALKAQLDSALLDLEFTSVKSPITGVISRAEITEGNNVIANQSVLTNIVSNDEMYAYFDIDERTWNSDFAKVTSNTPLPVTLTLAGNTKRQYQGNIDFVDNAVNASTGTIRVRATFDNHTQERALKAGSFARLKLASTDIEKHILVPDRAIGTDLKNRFVLTIGEDNTVQYRQVTAGERYGQYRVITDGLNPEDNIAVNGPAKVFPGMVISPRNVTLDLSAVALTVDPATADTLAAVR; this is encoded by the coding sequence ATGAAAAAGCTTCATTTATTAGCTTCCGTAACGGCAATGCTCGCGGTACTTACCTTGGCTGGATGTAATAGCCAAGAAGCCGAGCCACAAATGCAAATGCCACCACTGCCAATTGATGTTGCACAAGTTGCCTTTCAAGAAGTGCAATCTTGGCATACCTATACCACTCGCCTTGAGACGCCACAGCGCGTGATTTTAATGCCGCGTGTTTCAGGTGTGGTTGAAAGCATAGCCTTTACCGAAGGGCAAACGGTGCAGCAAGGTGACGCACTTTTTCAAATCGATCCTCGTCCATTTCAAGCGGTAGTTGATCGCTTACGCGCGCAAATTCTTGCTGGTGAAGCAGCGTTGGAAGAGGCGATTAATCGAGAAAAACGAGCCTTAAACTTAGGAAAAAGCAGTGCCATTTCAATTGAACAAGTGGAATCGCGCTCAGCTGATTCAAAACAACGTAAAGCGGAATTGTTAGCACTGAAAGCTCAACTCGATTCAGCCTTACTTGATTTAGAATTCACCTCAGTGAAGTCGCCAATTACTGGTGTGATTTCTCGCGCTGAAATTACCGAAGGCAACAACGTTATCGCTAATCAAAGTGTGTTAACTAACATCGTATCTAACGATGAAATGTACGCATACTTTGATATTGACGAGCGCACATGGAACTCAGATTTTGCCAAGGTAACGTCAAACACGCCATTGCCTGTGACGCTAACCTTAGCAGGCAATACAAAGCGGCAATATCAAGGCAATATCGACTTTGTCGACAATGCGGTGAATGCGTCAACAGGTACGATTCGTGTACGTGCAACGTTTGATAATCACACGCAAGAGCGCGCGTTAAAAGCTGGTTCTTTTGCTCGCTTAAAACTGGCGTCTACTGATATTGAAAAACACATTTTGGTGCCAGATCGTGCAATTGGCACCGATCTGAAAAACCGTTTTGTGTTAACGATTGGTGAAGACAACACAGTGCAATATCGTCAAGTGACAGCAGGTGAGCGTTACGGTCAGTACCGCGTGATCACCGATGGTTTAAACCCTGAAGATAATATCGCGGTAAATGGCCCAGCTAAAGTCTTCCCAGGCATGGTGATCAGCCCGCGCAATGTCACTTTAGACTTATCAGCGGTTGCGCTAACCGTTGACCCAGCTACTGCCGACACGCTTGCGGCTGTTCGCTAG
- a CDS encoding efflux RND transporter permease subunit: MNFSHFFIQRPIFASMLSLIILIGGSISLFQLPVSEYPEVVPPTVVVTANYPGANPKVIAETVSTPLEQEINGTENMLYMFSQATSDGRMTLTVTFALGTDLDKAQVQVQNRVNSALPRLPTTVQRLGVVAEKASPDLTMVVHLYSPDESREISYLSNYASLYVKDQIARLGGVGDVQLFGGGEYSMRLWLNPDAIASRNMTAMDVVSAVREQNRQVAAGSLGAQPTPVDSEFQVLLNVKGRLNSIEEFEDIVIKVGEDGSITRLKDVARVELGQNTYALRSLLNGKPAVAMPIFQRPGSNAIELSDEVRSTMAELSKAFPQGVAYEIAYDPTVFVRGSIDAVIATLLEAIVLVVLVVILFLQTWRASIIPLIAVPVSLIGTFAIMQWIGVSINTLSLFGLVLAIGIVVDDAIVVVENVERNIHDGLSPLEATRKAMTEVTGPIIAIALVLCAVFIPTAFITGLSGQFYKQFALTITISTLISAFNSLTLSPALSALLLKGHDAKPDWLTRVLDKTLSKVVFTPFNKLFDRGTNAYENLVKKLIRFSLLVSVLYLGLVGATGSLFNAVPGGFIPQQDKQYLVAIAQLPDAASLNRTEEVIREMSDMALNTPGVANTVAFPGLSVNGFTNSPNSGIVFVTLKDFTERNEPQLSANAIAANLNGQFAAIDEAFVAIFPPPPIQGLGSTGGFKLQIEDRGNLGFNALFDSLQAVIGEAQKRPELMGLYSTFRIQVPQMDIEVDREQALILGVELSEVFDALQVYLGSLYVNDFNLFGRTYQVNAQADADFRVDPKQILGLKVRNAAGHMVPLGAVVAVTPTTGPDRVMHYNGYPSAELNGSPAPGYSSDQAQFAIEEVLAATLPNGMEYEWTEVTYQQILAGNTMVYIFPLVVVLVFTVLAAQYESLRLPLAIILIVPMTIFSALLGVWMIGGDNNIFTQIALIVLVALACKNAILMVEFAKEIQDAGQSPLAAILEACRLRLRPILMTSIAFTAGVVPLVLATGAGAEMRQAMGVAVFGGMIGVTVFGLLFTPVFYMLLANKNKKAVSTLSAEQVT; the protein is encoded by the coding sequence GTGAATTTTTCTCATTTCTTTATTCAACGACCGATATTCGCGTCGATGCTGTCGCTGATTATCCTGATTGGCGGTTCTATTTCTCTATTCCAACTGCCGGTCAGTGAATATCCAGAAGTTGTGCCACCTACTGTTGTGGTCACGGCGAACTACCCAGGGGCTAACCCAAAAGTGATTGCTGAAACGGTGTCAACGCCGCTTGAGCAGGAAATCAATGGTACCGAAAACATGCTGTATATGTTTTCACAGGCGACCAGTGATGGCCGCATGACCTTAACCGTCACTTTTGCCTTAGGTACTGACTTAGACAAAGCACAAGTTCAAGTGCAAAACCGTGTCAACAGTGCCTTACCGCGTTTGCCAACAACTGTGCAGCGCTTGGGTGTAGTCGCCGAAAAAGCTTCGCCTGATTTAACCATGGTCGTGCATTTATATTCGCCGGATGAGTCACGCGAAATCAGCTACTTATCAAACTATGCCAGCCTGTATGTGAAAGATCAGATCGCTCGTTTAGGCGGTGTTGGTGATGTTCAGCTATTTGGCGGCGGTGAATACTCAATGCGCTTATGGCTAAACCCTGATGCTATTGCCTCACGCAATATGACAGCAATGGATGTTGTTTCAGCCGTTCGTGAGCAAAACCGACAAGTTGCAGCAGGTTCATTAGGCGCGCAGCCAACGCCAGTGGATAGTGAATTCCAAGTTCTCCTAAACGTAAAAGGGCGCTTAAACTCGATTGAAGAGTTTGAAGATATTGTCATTAAAGTGGGTGAAGATGGCTCTATTACCCGATTAAAGGATGTCGCGCGTGTTGAGCTAGGCCAAAACACCTATGCCTTGCGTTCACTACTTAACGGTAAGCCTGCGGTAGCGATGCCGATTTTCCAGCGTCCCGGCTCTAATGCTATTGAATTGTCTGATGAAGTGCGCAGCACCATGGCCGAGCTATCAAAAGCCTTTCCACAAGGGGTAGCTTATGAAATCGCTTACGATCCAACCGTGTTTGTTCGTGGCTCGATTGACGCGGTAATCGCTACTTTACTAGAAGCGATTGTGCTGGTGGTCTTAGTGGTGATTTTATTCCTACAAACATGGCGCGCATCAATCATCCCATTAATTGCGGTGCCTGTATCACTCATTGGTACCTTTGCTATTATGCAGTGGATTGGCGTTTCAATTAACACGCTTTCACTGTTTGGCTTGGTACTTGCCATCGGGATTGTCGTTGATGATGCCATTGTGGTGGTGGAAAACGTTGAGCGCAATATTCACGATGGTTTATCACCATTAGAAGCAACGCGTAAAGCCATGACCGAAGTAACTGGGCCAATTATTGCGATTGCACTTGTGCTATGTGCGGTATTTATTCCAACCGCGTTTATTACTGGTTTATCGGGCCAATTCTACAAGCAGTTTGCGTTAACTATTACCATCTCAACCCTGATTTCAGCGTTTAACTCGTTAACGTTATCGCCAGCGTTATCGGCATTGTTGCTAAAAGGGCATGACGCCAAGCCAGACTGGTTAACACGTGTGTTAGATAAAACGCTAAGCAAAGTGGTATTCACACCGTTTAATAAGTTGTTTGACAGAGGCACTAATGCCTATGAAAACTTAGTGAAAAAGCTGATCCGCTTCTCGCTGTTAGTGTCTGTGTTATACCTAGGTTTAGTGGGCGCAACTGGTAGCTTGTTTAATGCTGTACCGGGTGGTTTTATTCCTCAGCAAGACAAGCAGTACCTAGTGGCGATTGCGCAATTGCCAGATGCGGCAAGCTTGAATCGTACCGAAGAAGTGATCCGAGAAATGAGTGATATGGCGCTAAACACGCCAGGTGTTGCCAATACCGTAGCCTTCCCAGGTTTGTCGGTGAACGGGTTTACCAACAGTCCGAACAGCGGTATTGTGTTTGTCACCTTAAAAGATTTTACCGAACGCAATGAACCACAGCTTTCTGCTAATGCCATTGCGGCTAACTTAAATGGCCAATTTGCGGCTATTGATGAAGCCTTTGTCGCGATTTTCCCACCGCCGCCTATTCAAGGCTTAGGTTCAACGGGTGGTTTTAAGCTGCAAATTGAAGACAGAGGTAACTTAGGGTTTAACGCTTTGTTTGACTCACTACAAGCGGTGATTGGTGAAGCGCAGAAACGCCCAGAGTTAATGGGCTTGTACTCAACTTTCCGCATTCAAGTACCGCAAATGGATATTGAAGTGGATCGCGAACAAGCCTTGATATTAGGGGTAGAGCTTTCGGAAGTGTTCGATGCGCTGCAAGTTTACTTAGGCTCATTGTATGTCAACGATTTCAACCTGTTTGGCCGCACTTATCAGGTTAATGCGCAAGCAGATGCAGACTTTCGTGTTGATCCGAAACAAATTCTTGGCTTAAAAGTCCGTAATGCCGCAGGGCATATGGTACCGTTGGGCGCAGTTGTGGCAGTAACGCCAACCACAGGGCCAGATCGCGTGATGCACTATAACGGTTATCCAAGTGCTGAATTAAACGGTAGCCCAGCGCCGGGTTATAGCTCTGATCAGGCACAATTTGCGATTGAAGAAGTACTCGCCGCGACCTTGCCAAACGGCATGGAATACGAGTGGACCGAAGTCACCTACCAGCAAATTTTAGCCGGTAATACCATGGTGTACATCTTCCCGCTAGTGGTGGTGTTAGTGTTTACTGTATTAGCTGCGCAATATGAAAGTTTACGTTTACCATTAGCCATTATTTTGATTGTGCCGATGACCATTTTCTCTGCCTTGTTGGGTGTTTGGATGATTGGCGGTGACAACAATATTTTCACCCAAATAGCGTTGATCGTACTGGTCGCACTGGCCTGTAAAAATGCGATTTTGATGGTGGAATTTGCCAAAGAAATTCAAGATGCTGGTCAATCGCCATTAGCGGCAATTTTAGAAGCATGTCGCTTGCGTTTACGCCCAATTTTAATGACCTCAATTGCCTTTACTGCCGGTGTTGTGCCGCTTGTGTTGGCAACAGGTGCAGGCGCAGAAATGCGTCAAGCAATGGGGGTAGCGGTATTTGGCGGCATGATTGGGGTAACGGTATTTGGCCTGTTATTTACGCCAGTTTTCTATATGCTACTAGCTAATAAAAATAAAAAGGCCGTCTCAACGTTATCAGCTGAGCAAGTAACGTAG